AAGAAATGTTTAAAAATTTGTAAACAATCTTTTAACAAAGACATGACAAATGTCACTATAAAAATTTTCTTTAATAGTATATTATAATATCAGCAGTAAAATTAAATTTTTGTAAAGAAGGTGTAAAAAAGCTATGCTTGCACTTGAAGTCAGAAATCTTGTGAAAAGATATTCAAATATTCTTGCACTTGATAATCTTTCGCTTTCGATAAAAGAAGGAGAGGTTTTTGGACTTTTAGGGCCAAACGGTGCAGGAAAAACAACTTTTATAAACTGTATACTGGGACTCACTCCATTTGACAGAGGTGAAATTTACATCTTTGGAAAACCTCTCAATAAAGCCTTGAAAGAATTAAAATGGCAGATTGGAATTGTCCCCCAGGAGATAGCACTTTACAGCAACCTGACTGTGTATGAAAACCTCAGTTTTTTCGGTTCTCTTTATAATTTGTCAGGTAAAGTTTTAAAAGAAAGAATAGAATTTGCTCTTGAGTTTGTTCAGATGCAGGACAGCATAAAGAAACAAATAAAAAACCTATCTGGCGGAATGAAAAGAAGGGTAAACATTGCCGCAGCTCTTTTGAATAATCCAAAACTTTTGATAATGGATGAACCCACTGTTGGAATTGATATATTCTCAAGAAAACTGATTTTAGAATCTGTTGAAAAACTCTCTGGAAGTGGTATTACAATTATTTATACAACTCATTACATAGAAGAAGTTGACAGAATATGCACATCTGTTGCCTTTATAAACAAAGGAACTATAATAGAATACGGTCCAAAAGAGTTTCTTATCAGAAAACTATCAAACAATAATATAATAAGAATAAAGCTTGGCAAATTCAAAGATGAAGCTATTTCAAAAATTAAGAAAATAAATGGAATAGAAAAAACATCTTTTTCTGAAAACGAACTTATAATCACTGCAAATAACTCCAGTAATTTAATAAAAGATATTATCGAAGTTCTCTCTCAAGAACAATGTGAAATACTTTCAATATCATATGAAAAACCAACTATGGAAAAACTGTATTTTGCAGTAATGGGTTATACCATAGACGAAAAAGGAGAGATTGTTCATGAAATCAGCAGTTAAAGCATTTTTCTTTACTTTAAAAGAAAATATTATGAGTATTCCACTTCTTTCAATAATGCTTATCTTCCCAATTGTTATCATTTTTATACTTGGAAATGCTCTGTCTGGATATTTCAAACAAACTGACATTCCAAAGACTAATATTATTCTTGTTTTTGAAGATAATCTTAAACCATATATTCATGATACTCTCTTGAAAAACGATAAAACCTTTTCAAAGCTGTTTGAGTCAGAAGTTGTTTCTTCAAAGTCCGATGCCATAAAAAAGTTTTCAAGTTCAAATAAATACACAGCTGTTGTTGTTTTCAGACAAACTAAAGAAAATGGCCCAAAAAGTTACAGTCCTTTTGGTTTTGATATACAAATCATGGCAAAAGGAGGCTTTCCTGAAGCCGGGTTTGTAAAAGTTTATTTTTCTATATTTTCAAACTACTATAAATTTGCAAAAAACATTTATACACCACAAGATATCCCGAAAAATATAGAATTTGAATCTGCGTTTTCAGGACGTTTTCCAAGAGCTATTGACTACTATGCTGTTACAATGGTTGTTATGATGGCTCTTTACGGCGCTTTTGCTGGAGTTGCTGTAATAGAAGGAGAAAGAAGACAGAACACTCTAATTAGACTTTTTGCATCACCCAAAAATCCACAGATAATATTTGTGTCAAAAGCGCTTGCGCAAATGGTATTTTTATATGTCCAGCTTTGCATAATAATAATCTTTTCAAAACTTGTTTACAATGCTAACTGGGGTAAAAACCTTTCTTTTGTATTCCTTTTAATTCTAATCTACAGCATATTTTGCATTCTTTTTGGAATTTTGATTGCACTTGTTGCCAAAAGCTATGTTTTCTCAAATGTTCTTATAAGCTCGTTTGCTGTTATAGCAACATTTCTGGTTGGCGGGTATACAAGAGTTAATATATCAAACAGATTTCTTGCATCTATAAGAGATATTCTGCCAAACAACGTTGTGCAATCAACATTGTTTAGCATAATATATAACCCATCTGAAACAAATACCTTGAAAATTGCTTTTGTCTACTTCGGTATACTCTGTACAGTAGTTGCTATAATATGTATATTTCTGATGAGGGCGGTGAAACCATGGCAATTTTCAAAATAAACATAAAGCGGCTTTTGAAGGATAATCTCAATCTATTTTTTATGATAATACTTCCTGCAATTGCAATCTCAATTTCTACATTTTTTTCAGCAAGCGTTGAAGCACCATACACCATTGGAATTATCACAGACAGTGAAAAAAGTCCTCAGGTAATGTTGATTGAAAAAGAGCTCAAAAAATGTTTTAACATAAAACCCTTTGACAGATCAAAATCTATTGTGAGCCAGATGGTGCAAAGCGGAATTGATTGTGTGATTGATTT
The DNA window shown above is from Caldicellulosiruptor owensensis OL and carries:
- a CDS encoding ABC transporter ATP-binding protein, translated to MLALEVRNLVKRYSNILALDNLSLSIKEGEVFGLLGPNGAGKTTFINCILGLTPFDRGEIYIFGKPLNKALKELKWQIGIVPQEIALYSNLTVYENLSFFGSLYNLSGKVLKERIEFALEFVQMQDSIKKQIKNLSGGMKRRVNIAAALLNNPKLLIMDEPTVGIDIFSRKLILESVEKLSGSGITIIYTTHYIEEVDRICTSVAFINKGTIIEYGPKEFLIRKLSNNNIIRIKLGKFKDEAISKIKKINGIEKTSFSENELIITANNSSNLIKDIIEVLSQEQCEILSISYEKPTMEKLYFAVMGYTIDEKGEIVHEISS
- a CDS encoding ABC transporter permease: MKSAVKAFFFTLKENIMSIPLLSIMLIFPIVIIFILGNALSGYFKQTDIPKTNIILVFEDNLKPYIHDTLLKNDKTFSKLFESEVVSSKSDAIKKFSSSNKYTAVVVFRQTKENGPKSYSPFGFDIQIMAKGGFPEAGFVKVYFSIFSNYYKFAKNIYTPQDIPKNIEFESAFSGRFPRAIDYYAVTMVVMMALYGAFAGVAVIEGERRQNTLIRLFASPKNPQIIFVSKALAQMVFLYVQLCIIIIFSKLVYNANWGKNLSFVFLLILIYSIFCILFGILIALVAKSYVFSNVLISSFAVIATFLVGGYTRVNISNRFLASIRDILPNNVVQSTLFSIIYNPSETNTLKIAFVYFGILCTVVAIICIFLMRAVKPWQFSK